The following proteins come from a genomic window of Candidatus Latescibacter sp.:
- a CDS encoding methylenetetrahydrofolate reductase C-terminal domain-containing protein: MEDKTDTLKYLISESDRFVITCEHIPGRVSHDKKLDEILAFAEKCRDTGLVHALSLTDNPGGTPAISPDMLALEIEKIGIPALVHFPAKDMNRNMVESRALALDRMGLRNVLVMSGDFQTAGQLGLAMPVFDLDPIHILTMFTLMNRGKRVNFTDRSLEDGPRTDFFHGAVVSPYKNTEVGLMFQLYKMEMKARAGAQFFITQLGFDARKLKDFMQYIRENRIEVPVLGSVFILRKGAAAAMSRGDVAGAMVTDELLQAVSREAEEADKGKAGSLERAAMQVAVLMGLGFRGAHIEAMVLKFDMVETILGRAAELKPNWEECIEKLNFAPTGAYYLGQTGATAHSPATSKLRGRWGTYLLMRLLHKLFFVKDGALSGIMRFTSRILDSVKPLGAVSHFFEHAAKQVLFDCRDCGDCALPELQFLCPQSQCPKQERNGPCGGSRLDACEVYPDRPCVWNRVYIRAKQYGELEQIRTTVIGPRDWKLRETSGWVNFHLNRDHTSYDFTSFFEEKDAEKKR, from the coding sequence ATGGAAGATAAGACCGATACGTTAAAATATCTGATTTCGGAATCTGACCGGTTTGTAATCACCTGCGAGCATATTCCCGGCCGGGTGTCGCATGACAAGAAGCTCGATGAGATTCTTGCCTTTGCGGAAAAATGCCGGGATACTGGATTGGTTCATGCTCTGAGCCTAACCGACAACCCCGGCGGTACCCCGGCAATCTCACCGGACATGCTCGCCCTTGAAATAGAAAAAATCGGCATCCCCGCTCTGGTGCATTTTCCTGCCAAAGACATGAACCGTAACATGGTGGAATCGCGGGCGCTTGCGCTTGACCGCATGGGGCTTCGGAATGTTCTCGTCATGAGCGGCGATTTTCAGACCGCCGGACAACTGGGTCTGGCCATGCCCGTTTTCGATCTCGATCCCATCCATATTCTCACCATGTTTACCCTCATGAACCGTGGGAAACGGGTGAATTTCACCGACCGCTCTCTCGAAGACGGGCCTCGCACCGATTTTTTCCATGGCGCGGTAGTCTCCCCTTACAAGAATACCGAGGTCGGCTTGATGTTCCAGCTTTACAAGATGGAAATGAAAGCCCGCGCCGGGGCGCAGTTTTTCATCACCCAGCTCGGTTTCGACGCCCGCAAGCTGAAAGATTTTATGCAGTATATTCGTGAAAACAGGATCGAAGTCCCCGTTCTGGGGAGCGTGTTCATTCTCCGGAAGGGCGCCGCTGCTGCAATGAGCCGCGGGGATGTTGCCGGAGCTATGGTAACAGACGAACTCCTTCAGGCAGTGAGCCGTGAGGCGGAAGAAGCGGACAAGGGGAAAGCCGGCTCGCTCGAACGCGCCGCCATGCAGGTCGCAGTCCTCATGGGGCTGGGATTCAGAGGAGCGCATATTGAGGCCATGGTGCTGAAATTCGATATGGTGGAAACCATCCTCGGCCGCGCCGCCGAGCTGAAACCGAATTGGGAGGAATGCATCGAAAAGCTGAATTTCGCTCCAACCGGCGCATACTATCTCGGCCAGACAGGCGCGACCGCGCATTCACCCGCAACCAGTAAGCTCCGGGGCCGATGGGGAACCTACCTGCTCATGAGGCTCCTTCACAAACTTTTTTTCGTGAAAGATGGCGCCTTGAGCGGAATCATGCGTTTCACCTCACGGATTCTCGATTCGGTCAAACCGCTGGGTGCGGTATCCCACTTTTTCGAGCATGCCGCCAAACAGGTCCTCTTCGACTGCAGGGACTGCGGGGACTGCGCCCTCCCGGAGCTTCAGTTCCTCTGTCCGCAGTCGCAGTGCCCGAAGCAGGAGCGCAACGGGCCCTGCGGCGGTTCGCGGCTCGACGCCTGCGAGGTTTACCCCGACCGTCCCTGTGTGTGGAACCGTGTATATATCCGGGCCAAACAGTACGGCGAGCTGGAGCAGATTCGAACAACAGTGATCGGACCTCGCGATTGGAAACTGCGGGAAACCTCCGGCTGGGTCAATTTTCACCTGAACCGCGACCATACCTCGTATGATTTCACATCGTTCTTCGAGGAAAAAGACGCCGAGAAAAAAAGGTAA
- a CDS encoding T9SS type A sorting domain-containing protein, translating into MRIERLKIFFLAVLFWLAGAPAGYGFELDPGFIKCGTPQALKHLIGGTGKIASYRMDTLSNSVLSGEKHFLVHFDSTGYNAPDMADLDHNGLPDYIDSTLVFLEYAWDLQVNTLGYKPPLPDNGVGGGNEVDVYVSNIGATGNYGSTYPDLWTSGPSSAYFVIDNSYLKKQYPSQGMAGLKVTTMHEFFHVIQFGYMVSRSPEWWITLGSWWMEQSATWMENRGWDDVNDYLWYLGNFFNYKMLPLDTVDASYGNFMYGAVVWPMYLAKRFGDDHIRRIWETMGTSPDPGLAAMNPLIPIGLPAAFNEFAVWNYFVKDKANTRDFYPDSNLFKQNMGIDLRENFYPSHDSLFIANMTSRYAELLFVGSWKENDALNITLIPRAGISLENTLVFYTTPYDYQIRKLSQATSTLRLTRTWDRAVLVTSCPDTQAKSGYFVIDTDISTAVDSAPLYAFSVKGAVPNPFNPLTSIQFTMPGAGHADIKAYDVLGRKAAELFSGELTAGEKSILWKPSGLAGGVYFISIVTPYGSKTTKALLLK; encoded by the coding sequence ATGAGGATCGAGCGGTTAAAGATTTTCTTTCTTGCGGTTTTATTCTGGCTTGCCGGTGCACCAGCGGGATACGGGTTCGAATTGGATCCCGGCTTTATCAAGTGCGGCACTCCGCAGGCGCTAAAACATTTGATCGGCGGAACCGGAAAAATCGCCTCCTACCGAATGGATACTCTCTCCAATTCGGTTCTTTCCGGGGAGAAGCATTTCCTGGTACACTTCGACAGCACCGGTTATAACGCTCCTGACATGGCCGATCTCGATCACAACGGCCTGCCGGATTACATCGACTCGACGCTGGTTTTCCTTGAATACGCCTGGGACCTTCAGGTGAATACACTCGGATACAAGCCCCCTCTTCCCGACAACGGCGTTGGAGGCGGAAATGAAGTGGATGTGTATGTCAGTAATATTGGAGCAACCGGCAATTACGGTTCAACCTATCCGGACCTGTGGACCTCAGGACCGTCCTCGGCTTACTTTGTCATCGACAACAGTTACCTCAAAAAACAGTATCCTTCCCAGGGGATGGCGGGGCTGAAGGTCACCACCATGCACGAATTCTTCCATGTGATCCAGTTCGGATACATGGTGAGCCGCAGTCCTGAGTGGTGGATAACTTTAGGGTCATGGTGGATGGAGCAGTCCGCCACCTGGATGGAAAACAGGGGCTGGGACGATGTGAATGATTATCTCTGGTATCTGGGGAATTTTTTCAATTATAAAATGCTCCCTCTCGATACAGTTGACGCCAGTTACGGTAATTTCATGTACGGCGCGGTTGTCTGGCCCATGTACCTTGCCAAAAGGTTCGGCGACGATCATATCCGCCGTATCTGGGAGACGATGGGAACCTCCCCCGATCCCGGACTTGCCGCAATGAACCCGCTTATCCCCATCGGGCTTCCCGCCGCCTTCAACGAATTCGCGGTCTGGAACTACTTTGTCAAGGACAAGGCCAATACCCGTGACTTTTACCCGGACAGCAATCTTTTCAAACAGAACATGGGAATCGACCTCCGAGAGAATTTTTATCCCAGCCATGATTCTCTTTTCATCGCCAATATGACCAGCCGGTATGCCGAACTCCTGTTCGTCGGAAGCTGGAAAGAAAATGACGCATTGAACATCACTCTCATACCCCGGGCGGGAATCTCATTGGAGAATACCCTGGTTTTTTATACGACCCCCTACGACTATCAGATCCGTAAATTGTCTCAGGCGACAAGCACCCTGCGGCTCACCCGGACATGGGACCGGGCCGTTCTGGTCACCTCCTGCCCCGATACGCAGGCGAAAAGCGGTTATTTCGTTATCGATACGGATATCAGCACCGCAGTTGATTCCGCCCCTCTTTATGCATTCTCAGTCAAAGGAGCTGTCCCGAACCCGTTCAATCCCCTGACCTCCATACAGTTTACCATGCCGGGCGCCGGTCATGCGGATATCAAAGCTTACGATGTCCTCGGCCGCAAGGCGGCGGAATTGTTCAGCGGGGAACTGACCGCCGGAGAAAAGAGCATACTCTGGAAACCGTCCGGCCTTGCGGGAGGAGTGTATTTCATCAGCATTGTCACTCCGTACGGCTCGAAAACCACCAAGGCTCTCTTGTTGAAATAG
- a CDS encoding T9SS type A sorting domain-containing protein: protein MPKILPSILIFLLPYTPALAMTGKTMNKSELFHQHSENRGFVKSGTPQLYQLLFGTGAESAAFRAAYTELSRPAMDAFADSNNKHFRAHYDTTGFNAPNMTDRDLNGVPDYVDSTLVYLEYAWSLVIKLGYGAPRTDTMQGGSNAVDVYLEDLAPQKYYGVTYPDESFTTMGSSFLVLDNNYTDAVFPTKGYAALRVTSAHEFFHVIHYSYYGGGDAIWWMEESAVWMEDYAWDDVNDYLNYIDSYLLNRDISLDTNDQSMYGASLFAFFMAKKYGNDIIRQVWNTFRDRQSGKIDLLNMVLPEGLPAALDDLGVWLYFTGKRANPVDFLKDSALFKNAPTPGTTHMTIPAVDSLTFQRCTFKYVEISPPNGFAASDSLSFYFYERDGGIWKKEVILYNSPTDYAVKKLTDSPALVVAPRAFQKAIMVIALGSTEFQQRHIAYKVNRGYEKPVVPVPVAFTLNQNYPNPFNKETVITYYVPSESHIKLRVVNLAGQTVSILADRVDQKGPHSEPFQAAGLSSGVYLIILESGNTRITRKMLYLK, encoded by the coding sequence ATGCCAAAAATTCTGCCCTCCATTCTTATTTTCCTTCTTCCATATACCCCGGCGCTGGCAATGACGGGGAAGACCATGAACAAGTCGGAACTTTTCCATCAGCATTCGGAAAACAGAGGTTTTGTAAAAAGCGGCACCCCGCAGCTTTACCAGCTTTTGTTCGGCACCGGCGCCGAATCGGCGGCGTTCCGCGCCGCATACACCGAATTAAGCCGTCCCGCAATGGATGCTTTTGCCGATTCGAACAATAAGCATTTCCGGGCGCATTACGATACCACCGGTTTCAACGCACCGAACATGACCGACCGTGACCTGAACGGGGTACCGGATTATGTGGATTCCACGCTGGTTTATCTGGAATATGCCTGGTCCCTGGTCATCAAACTTGGCTACGGCGCACCGAGAACCGACACTATGCAGGGGGGATCGAATGCGGTTGATGTGTATCTGGAAGACCTCGCCCCGCAGAAATACTATGGAGTGACCTATCCCGATGAGAGCTTTACTACCATGGGCTCATCCTTTCTCGTTCTTGATAACAATTACACCGATGCGGTTTTCCCGACCAAGGGTTATGCGGCATTGCGGGTCACCAGCGCCCATGAATTCTTCCATGTCATCCACTATTCGTATTATGGCGGCGGCGATGCGATCTGGTGGATGGAGGAATCGGCTGTCTGGATGGAGGATTATGCCTGGGACGATGTCAATGACTACCTGAACTATATAGACTCTTACCTGTTAAACCGTGACATATCTCTCGACACCAACGATCAATCTATGTACGGGGCTTCGCTTTTTGCCTTCTTTATGGCCAAAAAATACGGCAACGACATCATCCGTCAGGTCTGGAACACATTCCGGGACCGTCAGTCAGGAAAGATCGATCTCCTGAATATGGTTCTCCCGGAGGGGCTGCCCGCTGCTCTCGACGATCTGGGAGTCTGGCTCTATTTTACCGGGAAACGCGCCAATCCGGTGGATTTTCTGAAAGACTCCGCCCTTTTTAAAAATGCGCCAACCCCCGGCACCACTCACATGACCATTCCGGCGGTTGATTCGCTCACCTTTCAACGATGCACTTTTAAATATGTCGAAATCTCCCCGCCGAACGGTTTCGCCGCCAGCGATTCCTTGAGTTTCTACTTTTATGAGCGCGACGGAGGGATCTGGAAAAAAGAGGTGATTCTCTACAATTCCCCGACTGATTACGCGGTGAAGAAGCTGACTGATTCGCCTGCTCTCGTAGTTGCGCCGCGTGCTTTCCAGAAAGCGATCATGGTAATTGCTCTGGGTTCGACCGAATTTCAGCAGCGCCACATAGCCTACAAGGTGAACCGGGGATATGAAAAACCTGTTGTCCCGGTCCCCGTGGCCTTTACCCTGAACCAGAACTACCCCAACCCGTTCAACAAAGAGACGGTGATAACCTATTATGTTCCGAGCGAATCTCATATCAAACTTCGGGTGGTGAATCTCGCCGGACAGACCGTTTCGATTCTTGCCGACCGGGTCGATCAAAAAGGCCCCCACAGCGAGCCGTTTCAGGCCGCGGGGCTTTCCAGCGGCGTATACCTGATCATACTGGAATCGGGGAATACCCGTATAACAAGAAAAATGCTCTATTTGAAGTAA
- a CDS encoding carbon starvation CstA family protein, which yields MNVLVYLLVAVLAFVLASRFYAKYIARSIGEDADHKTPACTFNDGRDYVPSKRYVVFAHHFSAIAGAGPIIGPTMAILYGFVPAWLWVVLGGIFIGAVHDFTALFISMREGGKSMAEIARKTLGQAGFNLFIIFTIVMIVLVTSSFLAATAISLTSLWPVSKIGVVEGQTFLKTVVKDGVVLGRIGGIASMSVIVITLSSPLLGWLIYRKGIKAIPAYLLAFTICVGSVLLGIQYPITLDSITWMIIISIYVLFAAGLPVWLVLQPRDFINVQILYGGIILMVFSVLLTGFGGLAISTPSFNMADGVKSLGLLWPMMFITIACGAISGFHALVAGGTTCKQLPNECDARHVGFNAMLLESALAVCVLIALGVGLSFADYKAIVWPSDPGVKSNPILGFSLAAGNLFHQGLGISVALGSVFGILLVEGFVITTLDAAVRLNRYLFEELWQIVFKNPPAIMKHYWFNSGISVILMWILAYSNAFSQLWPIFGAANQLLAALGLIAVSSWLLLRKKKFFFTLIPAVFMIVTTLASLVILFNNYMAHQKYILVATDILLFLLAIGVIALAIRTFMKPVPVE from the coding sequence ATGAATGTGCTGGTATACCTTCTCGTTGCGGTACTGGCGTTTGTCCTGGCAAGCCGCTTCTATGCAAAATACATCGCCAGATCGATCGGTGAAGACGCCGACCATAAGACGCCGGCCTGCACATTCAACGACGGCCGCGATTATGTACCGAGCAAGCGGTATGTGGTTTTTGCCCACCACTTCTCGGCGATAGCGGGAGCAGGGCCGATTATCGGGCCGACCATGGCGATCCTGTACGGATTTGTTCCCGCCTGGCTCTGGGTGGTGCTCGGAGGTATTTTCATCGGCGCTGTCCACGATTTCACCGCTCTTTTCATCAGCATGCGCGAGGGGGGCAAATCCATGGCCGAAATCGCCCGCAAGACCCTCGGACAGGCCGGATTCAACCTGTTTATCATATTCACCATCGTGATGATCGTGCTGGTCACCTCATCGTTCCTCGCCGCTACCGCGATTTCGCTCACCTCGCTCTGGCCGGTCAGCAAGATTGGAGTAGTTGAGGGGCAGACCTTCCTGAAAACCGTGGTGAAAGACGGCGTTGTGCTGGGAAGAATCGGCGGAATCGCCTCCATGTCGGTCATTGTCATCACCCTTTCATCGCCCCTTCTCGGCTGGCTGATCTACCGGAAAGGTATTAAAGCTATTCCGGCCTATCTTCTGGCGTTCACCATCTGTGTGGGGTCGGTTCTCCTGGGAATCCAATATCCGATAACACTCGATTCCATCACCTGGATGATCATTATCTCGATTTACGTTCTCTTTGCCGCGGGACTTCCGGTCTGGCTGGTTCTTCAGCCCCGTGATTTCATCAATGTCCAGATTCTTTACGGCGGCATTATTCTCATGGTCTTTTCCGTGCTCTTGACCGGATTCGGCGGGCTTGCGATTTCCACTCCGAGTTTCAACATGGCGGATGGCGTCAAGAGCCTGGGTCTGCTCTGGCCGATGATGTTCATCACCATTGCCTGCGGGGCTATCTCCGGTTTCCATGCCCTGGTCGCCGGGGGAACCACCTGCAAACAGCTTCCGAACGAGTGCGACGCCCGTCATGTGGGCTTTAACGCCATGCTCCTCGAATCCGCTCTCGCCGTCTGCGTGCTCATAGCCCTCGGGGTTGGACTGAGCTTTGCGGATTACAAGGCTATTGTGTGGCCTTCCGACCCAGGTGTAAAATCCAACCCGATTCTTGGATTCTCCCTGGCCGCCGGGAACCTCTTTCACCAGGGACTGGGGATATCGGTCGCACTGGGTTCTGTGTTCGGAATCCTTCTGGTGGAAGGATTTGTCATCACTACCCTCGATGCGGCTGTAAGGCTTAACCGATACCTGTTCGAGGAGCTCTGGCAGATCGTATTCAAAAATCCGCCCGCCATCATGAAACATTACTGGTTCAACTCCGGCATTTCGGTGATCCTGATGTGGATTCTGGCCTATTCCAATGCATTCAGCCAGCTCTGGCCGATTTTCGGGGCCGCGAACCAGCTCCTGGCAGCGCTCGGTCTCATCGCGGTTTCAAGCTGGCTCCTCCTCCGGAAGAAAAAATTCTTCTTCACTTTGATTCCTGCGGTGTTTATGATTGTGACCACGCTCGCTTCTCTGGTAATCTTGTTTAACAATTATATGGCTCACCAGAAATATATCCTGGTTGCGACCGACATTCTGCTCTTTCTCCTCGCAATCGGGGTAATTGCCTTGGCGATAAGGACATTCATGAAACCTGTTCCGGTGGAATAA